The segment CAAGGCGCAGGCGGAAGGCGCAGGCAGCGTCGTGATCACGGCCGCGATCGAATCCGAAGTGGCGGTGCTTGAAACGGCGGCGGAAAAACAGGAATTTTTGTCCTCGCTCGGGCTCGCGGAACCGGGGCTCAACCGTGTGATCCGTGCGGGCTACGATCTGCTCGGCCTTCTCACATTCTTCACCGTCGGGCCGAAGGAAGCGCATGCCTGGACCGTGCGGCGCGGCGCGAGTGCGCCCGAAGCGGCAGGCGCGATCCATACCGATTTCCAGCGCGGCTTCATCCGCGCCGAGACCATTGCGTATGACGATTATGTCGCCAACAACGGCGAACAGGGCGCGGCCGCCGCCGGCAAGATGCGGCAGGAAGGCAAGGAATATACCGTGCAGGACGGCGATATTTTTCACTTCAAGTTTAACGTGTAAACTGAACCCATGGCCGGACATTCACATTCCAAAAACATTATGCACCGCAAGGGCGCGCAGGATGCAAAGAAGGCCAAGGTTTTTAACAAAATCGCGCGCGAAATCACGGTCGCATGCAAGGTGGGGGCGCCCGACCCGGCCGCCAACCCGCGCCTGCGCGCCGCGATAGCGGAAGCCCGCGCCAACAATATGCCGCGCGAGCGCATCGAGCGCGCGATCAAGGCCGCGCTGCCCGGCGCGGACGCCAGCAATTACGAAACCGTGCGCTATGAAGGCTATGGGCCCGGCGGCGTTGCGCTGATTGTCGAGGCGCTGACCGATAACCGCACCCGCACGGTGGCCGATGTGCGCACCGCCTTTTCCAAGCATGGCGGCGCGCTGGGGGAAAGCAATTCGGTCAGTTTTATGTTTACGCAGGTGGGACAGATCATTTACCCCGCGGCAGCAGCAGGGGCCGATGCCATGCTGGAGGCGGTGATCGAGGCAGGCGGGGAGAACGTGGAAAGCGATGCCGAGCTTCATGACGTGACGACCAGCGTCGATGATTTTGGCCCGGCGCGCGCTGTGCTCGAGGAAAAGTTCGGCGAACCTTCCAGTGTGAAACTGATATGGAAGCCGCTGAATCTTGTGGCCATAAGCGGCGATGCCGCCGCCGATTTGCTCAAGCTTCTGGATGTGCTTGAGGATAACGATGACGTGCAGACCGTGTACGGGAATTTCGATATCGCTGCGGAAGATCTGGAAAAGCTGGCGGGCTAGGCGTGCCGGCGCGGGCCGCTAGCCGTTATAATTCAGCATCGAGGTCCAGAACCGTTCCAGCTTGCGCATGCTGTCGCTGACGGTGTTGAGTTCTTCTTGCGATATCTGGGCGTTCGCGAGCTGGCTGACTTGCTGTTCGAACGATGTTTGCATGTTCTTTTGCAGCGCGAGGCCTTTGTCGGAAAGCTTGACGCGGACCGAGCGCCTGTCGTGCGGGGAGCGCTCCTGCACCAGATAGTTGTTTTCCACCATTTTCTTGACGTTATAGGAAACGTTTGAGCCGAGGTAATAGCCGCGCGCCGTGAGTTCGCCCACCGTCATTTCATCGGTGCCGATATTGTAGAGGATCAGGGCCTGAACGTTGTTGATGTCCTGAATATTGTGCCGGTCGAGCTCGACCTTCACCACTTCAAGGAAGTGGCGGTGCAGACGTTCGATCAGCAGGACGGCTTCGAAATAAGCGTGGCGCACGGCAGGCGGCTCCCGTTAGGCTGTGGCGGGCGGGGTCGAATCGTCCCGGCCCCGGCGGGTCATTCCCTCAGCATCTTGATTTTTTTACCGAAAATCAAGTCCTTGGGCCCTAAAGCCATTAAAGCGGGATATTCTTAATAAAGTGTAACACCCCCAATGGACCTTTCCCGGCCTAAAAACGCCCGGGCAATATAAGGTGCGGTTGTCTAATGGGGTGCGTTTTCAGCCGGGAAGGCAATGCCGCTCTGTTTCAGCTGCTCCGCGATCTGGTCCGTTAGGCGGGCAAGTCCGGCTTCGTCGCGCGCCTCGGCCCGCGCCACCAGCACGTCCTGCGTATTCGAAGCGCGCAAAAGCCACCAGCCATCGGCGGTGTTTACGCGCACGCCATCGATATCGTTCATATCCGCTCCGGCCTTGTGCAGACGGTCCCTGATCTCGTCCACCGCGGCGAACTTGCGCGCCTCGTCGATCTGGAAGCGCATTTCCGGCGTATTGACGACCGCAGGCAACGTGTCGCGCAACGCAACCAGCGTCGTTTTTCCCGCGCCGATCAGGTTTACAAGCCGCACGGCGCAATACAGCGCGTCATCGAAGCCATAGAATTTGTCGGCGAAGAAGATATGCCCGCTCATTTCCCCGGCGAGCGGCGATTTCGTTTCCTTCATCTTGGCCTTGATCAGCGAATGGCCGGTCTTCCACATCAGCGGCTTGCCGCCCATGCGTCCGATCTCGTCGAACAGGGTCTGGGATGCCTTGACGTCGGAAATAATGGTCGCGCCCGGATGGGTTCTTAAAATTTCCGAAGCATAGATCGCCAAAAGCTGATCGCCCGCCACGATCCGGCCTTGCCCGTCCACCGCGCCGATGCGGTCGCCGTCGCCATCGAACCCGATACCAAGGTCGCTGCCGGTTTCCGCCACCTTGCGCTGAAGATCGCGCAGGTTTTCGGCCACCGTCGGATCCGGGTGGTGGTTGGGGAAGGTGCCGTCGATATCTTCGAACAAAAGCGTATGCGTGCCCGGCAGCTTCGCCGTCAGCATCCGCAAAATTTCCCCGGCCGCGCCGTTACCGGCATCCCACACGACCTTAAGCGACGCGGAGGACGTGTAATCTTGCAGCAGGCGCGCAACATAGGCTTCCCTGACGTCCGCCGTTTTTGCGCTGCCGGCGCCGGTAACGAAATCGCCCGCCGCCGCCATAGCGCCAAGCTGGCGGATGGTTGCGCCGTAAACCGGGCCGCCCTGCGGCAGATGCGACGAAAGCATCATCTTGAAGCCGTTGTAATCGGGCGGGTTGTGCGAACCCGTGACCATAATCCCGCCGTCCGTCTTCAGATGGTAGGTCGAAAAATACAGCATCGGCGTGGGCCCAAGCCCGACGCGCACGACCTGCATGCCGGTGGATACAAGCCCTTCCACCAGCGCCGCTTCGAGCGCGGGCGAACTGACGCGTCCATCATAGCCGACCGCGCATGTCTTGCCGCCCTGCTTTGCGACCAGCGTGCCGAAAGCACGGCCGAGCGCGCCGGCATCGGCCTCGGACAGGGTTTTGCCGACCGTGCCGCGAATATCGTATTCGCGCAGAACGCTGGGGTGGAACGTGTGTTTGGTCATGGTTACTTCTTTTTCAAAAGATCGCGGATTTCCATCAGCAACGCTTCCTGCGTTGTCGGTGCCGGCGGATCGGACTTCCTTTCCCGTGCCAACTTGCGCTGCAGCTTGTTCACCTGCTTGACCAGCAGGAATACGGAAAAGGACACGATCAGGAACTTGATCACCGCGTTGATGAAGATGCCGTAATTGATGGTGGGCACGCCCGCATCCTGCGCCGCCTTGAGCGAGCCGTAGGTGCTGGCTTCGCCTTTGGTCAGGGCGCCGAGATCAAGGAACATGTTGGAAAAATCGATTCCGTTCATCAGCCAGCCGATGGGCGGCATGATCACATCTTGCACCAGCGAGGTAACGATGGCGGTGAAGGCGGCGCCGAGGATAATGCCGACCGCGAGATCGACAACGTTGCCGCGGGCGATGAAAGCTTTGAATTCGTTGAACATGGTCGGGCTCCCAAAATGAATCGGTCGCCCACTGTAGCTTCCGGGCTATCTACCCGGCAAGCCTGTCAAGCAGGGCTGTGCCGACGGCATCGGCGTCGTTTGCCCCGGCCAGCACGGCTGCGGCTGCGGGCCACAGGCATTGCGCGCGGGTCGTCGCGGCGTAGCCGGCTGCGTTCTGCGGCGCGGCATCCGCGATCCCGGCCAGTTCACGCGCCGCTGCGTTGCTGCCGAAATTCACATCGAACACCCAGGGGCCGAGATTGCGCGCCTCTTGCGGCGTGGGGCGCAGCAACGCGCCCATCAGGATCGCGCGCAGCGCCGGCGCCGCGCTTTCGTCCGTCCCGGCGCGCAGGGCGTCGCGGTTACGGACGACGAACGCGGCGGCGCCTTCCTGTACGCGCCGTATCTGCTCGATCTGCGCGGCGGGCAGCCGCGCGGGTTCGTGGATCACCTTGCCGCTGGTGAGATAGCCGACGGCCGATCCTTCGCCCACGCCGCAACACAGTTCAAGCAGTTCGGGTGTGCGCGCCGCCACCGCCGCGGGCAGGCGCGGTTCGCCGCCATGGCTAAGGAAACCGTGTACCGCCGCGCCTTCCGCTTCGGCAAAGCGTATGCCGGGCGAGGTGAAAAGATAAAAGCCGCTGGTTTCTTGCTGCAATATCTGTTGCAGGCAGCGCTGGATGCTTGCGGCGAAACCGAGATCGAGCAGCGCGATGGGCTCCGTGCCATCTATGCCGGCCTGCGCAAGATGCGCGAGCATACCGCGCCGGACGCTCATGCTGCGGTCCAGCACCGCTTGCCGTTGCGTACCTTGCGA is part of the Alphaproteobacteria bacterium genome and harbors:
- a CDS encoding YebC/PmpR family DNA-binding transcriptional regulator, which encodes MAGHSHSKNIMHRKGAQDAKKAKVFNKIAREITVACKVGAPDPAANPRLRAAIAEARANNMPRERIERAIKAALPGADASNYETVRYEGYGPGGVALIVEALTDNRTRTVADVRTAFSKHGGALGESNSVSFMFTQVGQIIYPAAAAGADAMLEAVIEAGGENVESDAELHDVTTSVDDFGPARAVLEEKFGEPSSVKLIWKPLNLVAISGDAAADLLKLLDVLEDNDDVQTVYGNFDIAAEDLEKLAG
- a CDS encoding winged helix DNA-binding protein, with protein sequence MRHAYFEAVLLIERLHRHFLEVVKVELDRHNIQDINNVQALILYNIGTDEMTVGELTARGYYLGSNVSYNVKKMVENNYLVQERSPHDRRSVRVKLSDKGLALQKNMQTSFEQQVSQLANAQISQEELNTVSDSMRKLERFWTSMLNYNG
- a CDS encoding phosphomannomutase; translation: MTKHTFHPSVLREYDIRGTVGKTLSEADAGALGRAFGTLVAKQGGKTCAVGYDGRVSSPALEAALVEGLVSTGMQVVRVGLGPTPMLYFSTYHLKTDGGIMVTGSHNPPDYNGFKMMLSSHLPQGGPVYGATIRQLGAMAAAGDFVTGAGSAKTADVREAYVARLLQDYTSSASLKVVWDAGNGAAGEILRMLTAKLPGTHTLLFEDIDGTFPNHHPDPTVAENLRDLQRKVAETGSDLGIGFDGDGDRIGAVDGQGRIVAGDQLLAIYASEILRTHPGATIISDVKASQTLFDEIGRMGGKPLMWKTGHSLIKAKMKETKSPLAGEMSGHIFFADKFYGFDDALYCAVRLVNLIGAGKTTLVALRDTLPAVVNTPEMRFQIDEARKFAAVDEIRDRLHKAGADMNDIDGVRVNTADGWWLLRASNTQDVLVARAEARDEAGLARLTDQIAEQLKQSGIAFPAENAPH
- the mscL gene encoding large conductance mechanosensitive channel protein MscL, with product MFNEFKAFIARGNVVDLAVGIILGAAFTAIVTSLVQDVIMPPIGWLMNGIDFSNMFLDLGALTKGEASTYGSLKAAQDAGVPTINYGIFINAVIKFLIVSFSVFLLVKQVNKLQRKLARERKSDPPAPTTQEALLMEIRDLLKKK